A stretch of Primulina tabacum isolate GXHZ01 chromosome 13, ASM2559414v2, whole genome shotgun sequence DNA encodes these proteins:
- the LOC142522737 gene encoding uncharacterized protein LOC142522737, whose product MHRETGFLLAFICVALATAGAQSPVSAPVAIPVSPAASPVVVTPTPPASAPVLTPPVSVPVSSPPIVAPVSSPPALVPVTSPPTLAPVQSPPVPAPEAGTPPVRAPAPTPPAKAPAPSKKNVKKAPAPAPKLLGPPAPPTGSTLPSDSISPSPTTDANDLNGVEKLLTMQKLLGSLAIGGGLIFLL is encoded by the exons ATGCACCGGGAAACGGGATTTCTACTCGCCTTCATCTGCGTAGCATTGGCTACTGCCGGAGCTCAGTCTCCGGTTTCTGCCCCAGTTGCGATCCCCGTTAGTCCCGCTGCTTCACCTGTTGTTGTTACACCCACTCCTCCGGCCTCCGCACCGGTTTTAACTCCCCCGGTTTCAGTTCCGGTGAGTTCTCCACCGATTGTGGCACCGGTAAGCTCGCCTCCAGCATTAGTGCCGGTCACCTCCCCACCAACTCTCGCTCCAGTTCAGTCCCCACCAGTTCCCGCTCCAGAGGCTGGCACTCCTCCCGTACGAGCACCGGCTCCCACGCCCCCGGCTAAGGCTCCAGCTCCTAGCAAAAAGAATGTCAAAAAGGCGCCTGCTCCTGCGCCCAAGCTGCTTGGCCCGCCAGCGCCACCAACGGGATCTACCCTACCAAGTGATTCCATTTCTCCTAGTCCGACGACAGATGCTAACGATCTG AATGGGGTAGAGAAATTGTTGACCATGCAGAAGTTGCTTGGAAGTTTGGCAATTGGCGGAGGTTTAATCTTCTTGTTATAA